In one Pseudomonas tensinigenes genomic region, the following are encoded:
- the rarD gene encoding EamA family transporter RarD: MSKGIALSVSASVLFAVMYYYTSLLTPLSGVEIFGWRMLLTVPCMTVFMLVSGEWRRVLELVRLMAAKPKLIAGLIVSAALLGVQLWLFMWAPLNGYSLDVSLGYFLLPLAMVLTGRIAYGESLSYLQKVAVFFASLGVLNELYQVGGFSWATLVVVVGYPLYFVLRKFLKTDNLGGLWVDMTLMLPVAYWFVQGGEQGMAVFDQYPGLMWLIPLLGLISASALVVYIIASRLLPFSLFGLLSYVEPVLLLGVALLLGESIKSGEWLTYIPIWLAVVVLVFEGFKHLMRQRRP, encoded by the coding sequence TTGTCTAAAGGTATCGCTCTATCGGTTTCAGCCTCGGTGCTGTTTGCCGTCATGTATTACTACACTTCGTTGCTCACGCCGTTGAGTGGCGTGGAGATCTTTGGCTGGCGGATGCTACTGACCGTTCCGTGCATGACCGTGTTCATGCTGGTGTCCGGGGAATGGCGGCGGGTGCTGGAGCTGGTTCGGCTGATGGCGGCAAAGCCGAAATTGATCGCAGGCCTGATCGTTTCGGCGGCCCTGCTCGGTGTGCAATTGTGGCTGTTCATGTGGGCGCCGCTCAACGGCTACAGCCTCGATGTTTCGCTGGGCTACTTCCTGCTGCCACTGGCGATGGTGCTGACCGGGCGTATTGCCTACGGTGAGAGCCTGTCGTATCTGCAAAAAGTCGCGGTGTTTTTCGCCAGCCTGGGCGTGCTCAATGAGCTGTATCAGGTCGGCGGCTTTTCCTGGGCGACGCTGGTGGTCGTGGTGGGCTACCCGCTGTATTTCGTGCTGCGCAAATTCCTGAAAACCGACAACCTCGGCGGCCTGTGGGTCGACATGACCCTGATGTTGCCGGTCGCGTACTGGTTCGTGCAGGGCGGCGAACAAGGCATGGCCGTGTTCGATCAATATCCGGGGCTGATGTGGCTGATTCCATTGCTTGGATTGATCAGTGCTTCGGCGTTGGTGGTGTACATCATTGCCAGCCGTTTGCTGCCGTTCAGTTTGTTTGGCCTGTTGAGTTATGTTGAGCCGGTGCTGTTGCTGGGTGTGGCGTTGTTGCTCGGTGAGAGCATCAAGTCCGGGGAATGGCTGACATACATTCCGATCTGGCTGGCGGTTGTGGTGCTGGTCTTTGAAGGCTTCAAACACCTGATGCGGCAACGCCGCCCTTAA
- a CDS encoding aldo/keto reductase, translated as MSFRTLGHSGLQVSTLTLGTMMFGEQTSAEDSLRIINKAWDQGINFIDTADVYTNGRSEEIVGEAIARHRHEWVLATKVGFGPVDGVPNRSGLSRKHIFNGIDASLTRLGTDYLDIYYLHREDHNTPLEVSVSAIGDLIRQGKIRYWGLSNYRGWRIAEVIRIADKLGVDRPVISQPLYNIVNRQAETEQITAAQTYGLGVVPYSPLARGVLSGKYAPDATPDANSRAGRQDKRILETEWRVESLRIAQQIQQYTEQRGVGMVEFAIAWVLNNGAVTSAIVGPRTEAQWDAYTLAQTVKITAEDEAFIDSLVTPGHSSTPGFNDVSHFVSGRKPRSA; from the coding sequence ATGAGCTTTCGCACACTCGGTCACTCAGGGTTACAGGTGTCCACCCTCACCCTCGGCACGATGATGTTTGGCGAGCAGACCAGCGCCGAAGATTCACTGCGCATCATCAACAAGGCCTGGGATCAGGGAATCAATTTCATCGACACCGCCGACGTCTACACCAACGGCCGTTCCGAAGAGATCGTCGGTGAAGCGATTGCCCGGCATCGGCATGAGTGGGTGCTGGCGACCAAGGTCGGTTTCGGCCCGGTGGACGGTGTGCCGAATCGCAGCGGTTTGAGCCGCAAACACATCTTCAATGGCATCGATGCCAGTCTGACCCGGCTCGGTACTGACTATCTCGACATCTATTACCTGCACCGTGAAGACCACAACACGCCGCTTGAAGTGAGTGTGTCGGCGATTGGCGATCTGATTCGTCAGGGCAAGATCCGCTATTGGGGTTTGTCGAACTATCGCGGCTGGCGGATTGCCGAGGTGATTCGCATCGCCGATAAACTCGGCGTTGACCGTCCGGTGATCAGTCAGCCGTTGTACAACATCGTCAACCGTCAGGCCGAGACCGAACAGATCACGGCCGCGCAAACCTATGGCCTTGGCGTGGTGCCTTACAGTCCGCTGGCCCGTGGCGTGCTCAGTGGCAAGTACGCGCCGGACGCGACACCGGACGCGAACAGCCGCGCCGGGCGTCAGGACAAGCGCATTCTGGAAACCGAGTGGCGCGTGGAGTCGCTGCGCATTGCCCAGCAGATTCAGCAATACACTGAGCAACGCGGGGTCGGCATGGTCGAGTTTGCGATTGCCTGGGTGTTGAACAACGGCGCGGTCACATCGGCGATTGTCGGGCCGCGCACTGAGGCGCAATGGGATGCGTACACCCTGGCGCAAACGGTGAAGATTACGGCTGAGGATGAGGCGTTTATCGATTCGCTGGTAACACCGGGGCATTCATCGACACCCGGGTTCAACGATGTGAGTCATTTTGTGTCTGGGCGTAAACCGCGTTCGGCTTGA
- a CDS encoding LysR family transcriptional regulator, which produces MSSILDLEIFVRVADAGSISAAARALELTPAAASIALKRLETRLGIRLFARSTRSIRLTEEGRRYLESVRLALAALAEGEQALKQQSEGLSGVLQMAAPSDFGRNVLLPWLDDFKREHPNIQLQLLLNDRHADLFRETVDVALRFGVPSDSTLVALPILPQHRRVACASPDYLARHGTPQHPGELSGHSALLYLRNGRPYNSWRFSRGAETQEVEVHGDYLSDDGEVARRWALAGHGIAYKAWLDIAQDVRAGRLVTLFDDWQGENVPFNLLCPHRVQVSERVRVLQAFLQERCAELSQ; this is translated from the coding sequence ATGAGCTCGATTCTCGATCTGGAGATCTTCGTTCGTGTCGCCGATGCTGGCAGCATTTCCGCCGCTGCTCGCGCGCTGGAGCTGACGCCAGCCGCCGCCAGTATTGCGTTGAAACGCTTGGAAACCCGCCTCGGTATCCGTTTGTTCGCACGCTCCACCCGCAGCATTCGTCTGACTGAAGAAGGTCGGCGTTATCTTGAAAGCGTGCGCCTGGCACTGGCGGCGCTAGCCGAGGGCGAACAGGCACTCAAGCAGCAAAGCGAAGGGCTGAGCGGCGTGTTGCAAATGGCTGCGCCGTCGGACTTCGGGCGCAATGTGTTGTTACCGTGGCTCGACGATTTCAAGCGTGAACATCCGAACATTCAACTGCAATTGTTGCTCAACGACCGGCACGCCGATCTGTTTCGCGAGACCGTCGATGTAGCGCTGCGCTTTGGCGTACCGAGCGATTCGACGCTGGTAGCATTGCCGATTCTGCCGCAACACCGCCGCGTCGCCTGCGCCAGCCCTGACTATCTGGCGCGCCATGGCACCCCGCAACATCCCGGTGAATTGTCCGGGCACAGCGCCCTGCTCTACCTGCGCAATGGCCGGCCCTACAACAGCTGGCGCTTCAGTCGCGGCGCTGAAACGCAGGAAGTGGAAGTCCACGGCGACTACCTCAGCGACGACGGTGAAGTCGCCCGCCGCTGGGCGCTGGCCGGGCATGGCATCGCGTACAAGGCTTGGCTCGACATTGCCCAAGACGTCCGCGCCGGGCGCTTGGTAACGTTGTTCGATGATTGGCAAGGTGAAAACGTGCCGTTCAATTTGCTGTGTCCGCATCGGGTTCAAGTGTCTGAACGGGTCAGGGTGTTGCAGGCGTTTCTGCAAGAACGTTGCGCAGAATTGAGCCAATAA
- a CDS encoding MFS transporter yields MSQSAAATQTIDDDKNAVYKRITLRLIPFIFICYLFNYLDRVNVGFAKLQMLDALKFSETVYGLGAGIFFIGYVLCGVPSNLALTRFGPRRWIAVMMITWGTLSTCLLFVTTPTEFYTLRLFTGAAEAGFFPGVVLYLSQWFPTFRRGRIMALFMSAIPVSGLLGSPFSGWILNHFAAGQGGLAGWQWMFLLQGIPTVILGALAYFLLSDSFANAKWLSPHERAVLEADQAEDLANKPKTTSDSLLAVFKNPAIWAFGLIYFCIQSGVYAINFWLPSIIKNLGFSDNLVIGWLSAIPYLLAAVFMLVVGRSADLRKERRWHLVVPMLMGAIGLVIAVNFAANPAIAILGLTIATMGALTGLPMFWPVPTAMLSAGAAAGGLALINSMGQMAGFLSPYLVGWVKDSTGSTDAALYLLAGVIVGGSLLALRMTRTLRA; encoded by the coding sequence ATGTCGCAGAGCGCCGCAGCTACCCAGACCATCGATGACGATAAAAACGCCGTCTACAAACGCATCACCCTGCGTTTGATCCCCTTCATTTTCATCTGCTACTTGTTCAACTACCTCGACCGGGTCAACGTTGGATTTGCCAAACTGCAGATGCTCGACGCCCTGAAATTCAGCGAAACCGTGTACGGCCTCGGTGCCGGTATCTTCTTCATCGGCTACGTGCTGTGCGGCGTGCCGAGCAACCTCGCATTGACCCGATTCGGCCCACGGCGCTGGATCGCCGTGATGATGATCACCTGGGGCACGCTGTCGACCTGCCTGTTGTTCGTCACCACCCCGACCGAGTTCTACACCCTGCGGCTGTTCACCGGTGCGGCCGAAGCCGGGTTCTTCCCAGGTGTCGTGCTGTACCTCTCGCAGTGGTTCCCAACCTTCCGCCGTGGCCGGATCATGGCGCTGTTCATGTCGGCGATCCCGGTGTCCGGTTTGCTCGGCAGCCCGTTCTCTGGCTGGATTCTCAATCACTTCGCGGCGGGCCAGGGTGGTTTGGCCGGCTGGCAGTGGATGTTCCTGCTGCAGGGTATTCCGACGGTGATCCTCGGCGCCCTCGCCTATTTCCTGCTGAGCGACAGCTTCGCCAACGCCAAATGGTTGAGCCCGCATGAGCGCGCGGTGCTGGAGGCGGATCAGGCTGAAGACCTGGCGAACAAGCCGAAAACCACTTCCGACTCGCTGCTGGCGGTGTTCAAGAACCCGGCGATCTGGGCGTTTGGTCTGATCTACTTCTGCATCCAGAGCGGCGTGTACGCGATCAACTTCTGGTTGCCGTCGATCATCAAGAACCTCGGCTTCAGCGATAACCTGGTGATCGGTTGGCTGAGTGCGATTCCGTATCTGCTGGCGGCGGTGTTCATGCTGGTGGTCGGGCGTTCGGCGGACCTTCGTAAAGAACGTCGCTGGCATTTGGTGGTACCGATGCTGATGGGCGCGATCGGTCTGGTGATTGCGGTGAACTTCGCGGCTAACCCGGCGATTGCGATTCTCGGTCTGACCATTGCCACGATGGGTGCGCTGACTGGCCTGCCGATGTTCTGGCCGGTGCCGACGGCGATGTTGAGTGCCGGCGCTGCGGCCGGTGGGCTGGCGTTGATCAACTCGATGGGGCAGATGGCCGGGTTCCTGAGCCCTTATCTGGTGGGTTGGGTCAAGGACAGCACCGGTTCGACCGATGCGGCGTTGTATTTGCTGGCGGGGGTGATTGTTGGCGGGAGTTTGCTGGCGTTGCGCATGACGCGGACGTTGCGGGCTTGA
- a CDS encoding sugar diacid recognition domain-containing protein, protein MFELDHDLAQDIVDRAMAILPYNVNVMDSQGLILGSGEPERINTRHEGAQLVLANGRVVEIDAQTAVHLKGVQPGINLPLLLDQRLIGVLGITGEPEQLRTYAELVRMTAEMLVGQRNQQAEQQWRRQRCDDLLALLLSEAGDSPRLVDEAQQLGLKPQLTRVPYLFELGLEHGPGQTVEALSAWLMSRYPDSWCVSSAKSSLLWCRPASQHLEHDRLLEKLDGLGWKILRIAVGGQADGLAGLRRCYRRVGDLLAYGREVLPHSRLLTLNRYRLPVMLWRHRNDDALDELLKPLRKVIAKDGNGQLLATLRSWCEHDGQSQACADALGIHRNSLRYRMERIAELSGVDPLRLDGMLALYLGVQLLPQTDLSA, encoded by the coding sequence ATGTTTGAACTCGATCACGACCTCGCCCAGGACATCGTCGACCGGGCCATGGCCATTTTGCCGTACAACGTCAACGTCATGGACAGCCAGGGGCTGATTCTCGGCAGCGGTGAACCGGAGCGCATCAACACCCGTCACGAGGGTGCGCAACTGGTGCTGGCCAACGGTCGCGTGGTAGAGATCGACGCGCAGACCGCCGTGCATTTGAAAGGTGTGCAGCCGGGCATCAACCTGCCGCTGTTGCTCGATCAGCGCTTGATCGGTGTACTCGGCATCACCGGCGAACCGGAGCAGTTGCGCACTTATGCCGAACTGGTGCGCATGACCGCCGAAATGCTCGTCGGCCAGCGCAATCAGCAGGCCGAGCAGCAATGGCGGCGCCAGCGTTGCGATGATCTGCTGGCGTTGCTGTTGAGCGAGGCGGGGGACTCGCCGCGACTGGTCGATGAGGCACAGCAGCTCGGGCTTAAACCGCAATTGACGCGGGTGCCGTATCTGTTCGAGCTGGGCCTTGAACATGGACCGGGGCAAACCGTCGAGGCGCTGAGTGCCTGGCTGATGTCGCGTTATCCCGATAGCTGGTGCGTGAGTTCGGCGAAGTCATCGCTGCTGTGGTGTCGACCGGCAAGTCAGCACCTCGAGCATGATCGCTTGCTGGAAAAACTCGACGGCCTCGGCTGGAAGATTCTGCGCATCGCCGTGGGCGGGCAGGCCGATGGATTGGCGGGGCTGCGCCGTTGCTATCGGCGTGTGGGCGACTTGCTCGCCTATGGCCGGGAAGTGTTGCCGCATTCGCGATTGCTGACGCTGAACCGCTATCGCTTGCCGGTGATGCTGTGGCGCCATCGCAATGACGATGCGCTGGACGAATTGCTCAAACCGCTACGCAAGGTGATCGCCAAGGACGGCAACGGCCAGTTGCTGGCGACGTTGCGCAGTTGGTGCGAGCACGATGGCCAGAGTCAGGCCTGTGCCGATGCGTTGGGGATTCATCGCAACAGTTTGCGTTATCGGATGGAGCGGATTGCTGAACTGAGTGGGGTTGATCCGTTGCGGCTCGATGGGATGCTGGCGCTGTATCTCGGGGTGCAGCTTCTACCCCAGACAGATCTGTCGGCATGA